The Mercurialis annua linkage group LG2, ddMerAnnu1.2, whole genome shotgun sequence genome contains a region encoding:
- the LOC126667667 gene encoding uncharacterized protein LOC126667667, with product MEDFRSKSTNEGRMQIQTYQGPTSSSSSGVNSMQDLRCYSASYASSVHPTQTQMGTTDLKFKKGKSTNGSVSKSWSFSDPELQRKKRVASYKVYTVEGKVKGSFKKSFRWLKDRYTRVAYGWW from the coding sequence ATGGAAGATTTCAGATCCAAGTCAACCAATGAAGGCAGAATGCAAATCCAAACCTACCAAGGACCaacttcatcatcatcatcaggtGTGAACTCCATGCAAGATCTTAGGTGTTACAGTGCATCCTATGCATCCTCTGTACACCCAACACAAACCCAGATGGGAACCACTGATTTAAAGTTCAAGAAAGGAAAATCTACAAATGGGTCAGTCTCTAAAAGCTGGAGCTTCAGTGATCCTGAGCTGCAGAGGAAAAAAAGAGTGGCTAGCTACAAGGTTTACACTGTTGAAGGCAAAGTTAAAGGGTCTTTTAAGAAGAGTTTCAGGTGGCTTAAGGACAGGTATACTAGAGTTGCTTATGGTTGGTGGtga
- the LOC126667662 gene encoding diacylglycerol O-acyltransferase 1A encodes MAILETPDPLTSAAATGISSDLNLSLRRRRNSDGAISELASSKMNDPVPEFQSSKRNHNVKESVAVNNNSKNDKEKAENQENNGGSSDVKFTYRPSVPAHRSLKESPLSSDLIFRQSHAGLFNLCIVVLVAVNGRLIIENLMKYGWLIRTGFWFSSRSLRDWPLFMCCLSLPVFPLAAFLVEKLAYRKCISASIAIFYHVLITSAAILYPVFVILSCESAVLSGVTLMLFACIVWLKLVSYAHTNYDMRAISDSIDKGDASNGFSPEYAHDLSFKSLVYFMVAPTLCYQPSYPRTAYIRKGWVFRQFVKLIIFTGFMGFIVEQYINPIVQNSQHPLKGDLLYAIERVLKLSVPNLYVWLCMFYCFFHLWLNILAELLCFGDREFYKDWWNAKTVEEYWRMWNMPVHKWMVRHVYFPCLRHNIPKGIALVIAFMVSAVFHELCIAVPCHIFKLWAAFGIMFQIPLVLITSYLQKKFRSSMVGNMIFWFFFCILGQPMCLLLYYHDLMNRKGNTESR; translated from the exons ATGGCGATTCTCGAAACACCGGACCCGCTCACTTCCGCCGCGGCGACTGGCATCTCCTCCGATCTTAACCTCTCGCTACGACGGAGGCGAAACTCCGACGGAGCTATTTCTGAATTAGCTTCCTCCAAGATGAATGATCCTGTACCGGAATTTCAAAGTTCTAAGCGTAATCATAATGTAAAAGAGAGTGTAGCTGTTAATAACAACAGCAAAAATGATAAGGAAAAAGCTGAGAATCAAGAAAATAATGGAGGATCATCGGATGTTAAATTTACGTATAGACCGTCGGTTCCGGCTCATCGGTCTCTTAAAGAGAGTCCGCTCAGCTCCGATTTAATATTTAGACAA AGTCATGCAGGTCTCTTCAACTTATGTATAGTAGTGCTTGTTGCTGTGAACGGCAGGCTTATCATTGAGAATTTAATGaag TATGGATGGTTAATAAGGACCGGGTTTTGGTTTAGTTCGAGGTCACTGAGAGATTGGCCTCTGTTTATGTGCTG TCTGTCTCTCCCAGTGTTCCCACTTGCTGCCTTTCTTGTTGAGAAGTTGGCATATCGAAAATGTATATCCGCATCT ATTGCTATTTTCTATCATGTGCTCATCACTTCAGCGGCCATTTTATACCCAGTTTTTGTAATTCTCAG TTGTGAATCTGCCGTCTTATCTGGTGTCACGTTAATGCTCTTTGCTTGTATCGTGTGGTTAAAATTGGTATCTTATGCACATACAAACTATGATATGAGAGCAATTTCCGACTCTATTGATAAG GGAGATGCTTCTAATGGTTTCAGTCCCGAGTATGCTCATGATCTGAGCTTCAAGAGTTTGGTCTACTTTATGGTTGCTCCCACATTATGTTACCAg CCAAGTTATCCTCGCACGGCATATATTCGAAAGGGTTGGGTCTTCCGTCAATTTGTCAAACTAATAATATTTACAGGATTCATGGGGTTCATTGTAGAACAA TATATCAATCCTATCGTCCAGAATTCGCAACACCCATTAAAAGGGGATCTCTTATATGCCATTGAGAGGGTTTTGAAGCTCTCAGTACCGAACTTATATGTTTGGCTTTGCATGTTCTATTGCTTTTTTCATCTATG GCTAAATATACTTGCTGAGCTCCTTTGTTTCGGTGATCGTGAGTTTTATAAAGATTGGTGGAATGCAAAAACGGTTGAGGAg TATTGGAGGATGTGGAATATG CCTGTTCATAAGTGGATGGTTCGCCATGTCTACTTCCCATGCCTACGCCATAACATACCAAAG GGGATAGCCTTAGTTATTGCTTTCATGGTTTCAGCTGTATTTCATGAG CTGTGCATTGCGGTTCCTTGCCACATATTTAAACTTTGGGCTGCATTTGGAATTATGTTCCAG ATACCTTTGGTCTTGATTACTAGCTATCTTCAAAAGAAGTTTAGAAGCTCAATG GTGGGAAATATGATATTCTGGTTCTTTTTCTGCATTCTTGGCCAACCAATGTGTTTACTCTTGTATTACCATGACCTAATGAATCGCAAAGGCAATACTGAATCAAGATGA
- the LOC126668738 gene encoding uncharacterized protein LOC126668738: MCGDATNWDEEAYRESILKEREIETLTVFRTAWTPSPSPNTSPDAIIVASSDGSIASYSISSCLSKLPSGFGNAEAQLAKPDAFVRGHNGPAYDIKFYGDNEDNLLLSCGDDGRIRGWKWKECMQLEGNGEQPILNFLNPQHKGPWGALSPIPEVNAIAVDTQMGCVFSAAGDSCAYCWDVETCKIKTIFKGHRDYLHCIVARKSANQIITGSEDGTARIWDCKTGKCVEIINPVKDKKWKGSSRVSCIALDASETWLACSNGRSLSVWSLPASECVSKAASRASLQDIIFDENQILAVGAEPLLTRFDLNGAILSQIPCAPQSAFSVSMHPSGMIAVGGYGGLVDVISQFGSHYCTFRCKCLLYKLADPISVQQFPNYGLSSRASKLKVIGLEKPINQHGVVAIREVFKENKTLIQQILNQSPQFYSHFFNQSPSSTIISMAGSAQEGSQFDAKQFDDKMNEVLSVEGDGFTTYDEVYESFDSMGLQENLLRGIYAYGFEKPSAIQQRGIVPVIKGYDVIQQAQSGTGKTATFCSGILQQLDYGLVECQGLVLAPTRELAQQIEKVMRALGDYLSVKVHACVGGTSVREDQRILSSGVHVVVGTPGRVFDMLRRQSLRSDYIKMFVLDEADEMLSRGFKDQIYEIFQLLPEKIQVGVFSATMPPEALEITRKFMKKPVKILVKRDELTLEGIKQFYVNVEKEEWKLETLCDLYETLAITQSVIFVNTRRKVDWLTDKMRSRDHTVSATHGDMDQNTRDIIMREFRSGSSRVLITTDLLARGIDVQQVSLVINFDLPTQPENYLHRIGRGGRFGRKGVAINFVTKDDERMLSDIHKFYNVLIEELPSNVADLL; encoded by the exons ATGTGCGGAGACGCAACAAATTGGGACGAAGAAGCTTACAGAGAAAGCATATTAAAAGAGCGAGAAATCGAGACCCTAACCGTATTTAGAACCGCATGGACTCCCTCTCCGTCACCAAACACTAGTCCCGACGCCATCATCGTCGCCTCCAGTGACGGTTCAATCGCATCCTACTCTATCTCCTCCTGCCTCTCTAAGCTC CCATCGGGATTTGGCAATGCAGAAGCTCAACT gGCTAAACCTGATGCATTTGTACGAGGACATAATGGACCGGCTTATGATATTAAGTTTTACGGTGATAATGAAGATAATTTGTTATTGAG CTGTGGAGATGACGGTCGGATTCGAGGATGGAAGTGGAAGGAATGTATGCAGTTAGAAG GAAATGGCGAGCAGCCAATACTTAACTTCTTGAATCCGCAGCACAA AGGTCCTTGGGGTGCCCTTTCCCCAATCCCTGAAGTTAATGCCATAGCTGTGGATACCCAG ATGGGATGCGTTTTTTCAGCTGCTGGCGATTCTTGTGCATATTGTTGGGATGTG GAGACTTGTAAGATCAAAACGATTTTTAAGGGACACCGGGACTACTTGCACTGTATAGTTGCCCGTAAGTCGGCCAATCAG ATTATAACTGGTTCGGAAGATGGGACTGCACGAATTTGGG ATTGCAAAACTGGAAAGTGCGTTGAAATAATTAATCCAGTGAAGGATAAGAAGTGGAAAGGATCTTCACGTGTTAGCTGCATTGCTCTTGATGCAAGTGAGACCTGGTTG GCTTGCAGCAATGGCCGGAGTTTATCAGTCTGGAGTCTTCCAGCTTCTGAATGTGTTTCAAAGGCTGCTAGTCGTGCATCTCTACAGGACATAATATTTGATGAAAATCAG ATATTAGCAGTCGGAGCAGAGCCGCTACTCACCCGTTTTGACTTAAATGGAGCAATTCTTTCTCAGATACCTTGTGCTCCTCAGTCAGCATTTTCTGTGTCCATGCATCCATCGGGA ATGATTGCAGTTGGAGGCTATGGAGGCCTTGTAGATGTCATATCACAGTTTGGTAGTCACTATTGCACATTCCGCTGCAAATGCCT ACTATATAAATTAGCAGATCCTATCTCAGTACAACAGTTTCCTAATTACGGGCTTTCCAGCAGGGCCTCTAAGCTTAAGGTAATTGGGCTTGAAAAGCCCATCAACCAACATGGAGTAGTAGCG ATCCGAGAAGTTTTTAAGgaaaacaaaaccctaattcaacaaattttaaatcaatCTCCTCAGTTTTACTCTCACTTTTTCAATCAATCACCATCATCGACGATTATCAG TATGGCAGGATCAGCACAAGAAGGCTCACAATTCGATGCGAAACAGTTTGATGATAAAATGAATGAAGT TCTTTCAGTCGAGGGAGATGGCTTCACAACATATGATGAAGTTTATGAAAGTTTCGATTCAATGGGTTTGCAAGAGAATCTCCTCAGGGGCATTTATGCTTACG GTTTTGAAAAGCCTTCTGCTATTCAACAGAGAGGTATTGTTCCAGTCATCAAGGGATATGATGTGATTCAACAAGCTCAGTCTGGAACAGGAAAGACTGCAACTTTCTGTTCTGGTATACTCCAACAACTTGATTATGGTTTGGTGGAATGCCAAGGCCTGGTTCTGGCACCAACCCGGGAGCTTGCACAACAGATTGAAAAGGTTATGCGTGCACTTGGGGATTATCTTAGCGTCAAGGTGCATGCTTGTGTTGGTGGAACCAGTGTCCGTGAAGATCAACGCATTCTGTCTAGTGGGGTACACGTTGTTGTTGGTACTCCGGGTCGTGTGTTTGACATGCTGCGAAGACAGTCgcttcgttctgattacattAAGATGTTTGTATTGGATGAGGCTGATGAAATGCTTTCACGTGGTTTCAAGGATCAG ATCTATGAAATTTTCCAGCTTCTACCTGAAAAAATTCAAGTTGGTGTTTTCTCTGCAACAATGCCACCTGAGGCTTTAGAGATCACTAGGAAGTTCATGAAAAAACCTGTTAAAATTCTTGTGAAGCGGGATGAGCTAACTTTGGAGGGTATAAAGCAGTTTTATGTCAATGTCGAGAAAGAAGAATGGAAGCTTGAGACATTATGCGATCTTTATGAAACCTTAGCTATAACCCAAAGTGTCATTTTTGTCAACACTCGTCGTAAGGTTGATTGGCTGACAGACAAGATGCGAAGTAGAGACCACACTGTCTCTGCTACTCATGGTGATATGGACCAGAACACAAGAGATATCATCATGCGTGAATTTCGATCCGGGTCATCTCGGGTTCTGATCACCACCGATCTTTTGGCTCGTGGTATTGATGTCCAACAGGTCTCTCTTGTTATAAATTTTGATCTCCCTACTCAGCCAGAGAACTATCTCCATCGTATCGGACGTGGTGGACGATTTGGAAGGAAAGGTGTTGCCATCAATTTTGTGACAAAGGATGATGAGCGGATGTTGTCTGACATCCACAAGTTCTACAATGTGTTGATTGAGGAGTTGCCATCAAATGTTGCTGATCTCCTCTAA
- the LOC126669780 gene encoding glycylpeptide N-tetradecanoyltransferase 1 translates to MGDNDNSTNSPPGSPKENPDQDSEKKLTVADDSSLESIVRRFQGSNIESKKHKFWETQPVGQFKDLGDTSLPEGPIEQPTPLSEVKQEPYNLPAPYEWTICDIDSEETCNEVYNLLKSNYVEDDENMFRFNYSKEFLRWALRPPGYYRSWHIGVRAKTSKKLVAFITGVPARIRAREEVVKMAEINFLCVHKKLRSKRLAPVMIKEVTRRVHLENIWQAAYTAGVVLPTPITTCQYWHRSLNPKKLIDVGFSRLGARMTMSRTIKLYKLPDSPATPGFRKMELRDVPSVTRLLRNYLSQFVVAPDLDEDDVEHWLLPTEDVVDSFLVESPETHEITDFCSFYTLPSSILGNQNYSTLKAAYSYYNVSTKTPLLQLMNDALIVAKQKDFDVFNALDLMQNESFLKELKFGPGDGQLHYYLYNYRIRSALTPSELGLVLL, encoded by the coding sequence ATGGGTGATAACGATAACAGTACTAATTCGCCACCTGGGTCTCCTAAGGAAAACCCAGATCAAGATTCCGAGAAAAAATTAACTGTGGCTGATGATAGCTCACTGGAAAGCATAGTACGTAGGTTTCAAGGATCTAATATTGAGAGCAAGAAACACAAATTTTGGGAAACTCAACCTGTCGGCCAATTCAAAGACCTCGGCGACACGAGTTTGCCGGAAGGCCCTATCGAGCAGCCGACCCCGTTGTCGGAAGTGAAACAAGAACCTTATAATCTTCCTGCTCCGTATGAATGGACTATTTGTGACATTGACTCCGAGGAGACTTGCAACGAGGTTTATAATCTCTTGAAGAGTAACTATGTTGAGGATGATGAGAACATGTTTAGGTTTAACTACTCTAAGGAGTTTCTTAGGTGGGCTTTGCGTCCTCCGGGGTATTATCGAAGCTGGCATATTGGTGTTCGAGCTAAAACCTCAAAGAAACTTGTTGCTTTTATAACCGGTGTTCCTGCGAGGATTAGGGCGCGTGAGGAAGTTGTGAAAATGGCTGAGATTAATTTCTTATGTGTTCATAAGAAACTTAGGTCGAAGAGACTTGCTCCTGTTATGATTAAGGAGGTTACGAGGAGGGTTCATTTGGAGAACATTTGGCAAGCTGCGTATACCGCTGGAGTGGTTCTTCCGACACCAATAACAACTTGTCAGTATTGGCATAGGTCTTTGAACCCGAAGAAGCTTATTGATGTTGGATTCTCTAGGCTTGGAGCGAGAATGACAATGAGTCGAACAATAAAACTTTATAAGTTGCCGGATTCGCCAGCTACTCCTGGATTTAGAAAAATGGAGCTTCGTGATGTACCTTCCGTTACAAGGTTGCTTAGAAACTATTTAAGTCAGTTTGTTGTTGCTCCAGATTTGGATGAGGATGATGTGGAGCATTGGCTTCTTCCTACTGAGGATGTGGTCGATAGTTTCTTGGTCGAGAGTCCAGAAACTCACGAGATCACCGATTTTTGTAGCTTCTACACGCTTCCATCATCTATCCTTGGAAACCAGAATTATTCAACTTTGAAAGCTGCTTATTCATATTATAATGTTTCCACCAAGACACCCTTGCTTCAGTTGATGAATGATGCACTTATTGTTGCCAAACAAAAGGATTTTGATGTCTTTAATGCATTAGATCTCATGCAGAATGAGTCGTTTTTGAAGGAGCTGAAATTCGGACCGGGTGACGGCCAACTGCACTATTATCTTTACAACTATCGGATACGAAGTGCCTTAACACCATCAGAGCTCGGGCTTGTGCTCTTGTAG